Genomic DNA from Roseburia intestinalis L1-82:
TGTGCACGGTTACCTCGGCGGTCAGGCGGGTGCGTCAGCGATGCTTAACGTTCTGACCGGAAAAGTCTGCCCGTCCGGAAAACTGAATGAGACCTATCCGCTTCATTATGAAGATACGCCGGCGTATGAATATTATCCGAGCAAAGAGAGAAGCAGCGAATACCGGGAAGGACTTTATGTAGGATACCGCTACTACACGACAGTAGGTAAAAAAGTGCGTTTCCCGTTTGGTTTCGGACTCAGTTATACCACATTTACCTACCGTGATCTGGCGGTAGATCAGGATGGTGTGACATTTAAAATTAAAAATACCGGAGATGTGACCGGAACAGAGATCGCACAGCTTTATGTCGGAAAAGAATCTGATTCCGTGTTCCGTCCGCTGCGCGAACTGAAAGGCTTCGCGCGTGTGACACTCGCTCCGGGAGAGGAAAAAGAAGTAAGGATTTTATTTGACGATAAGACATTTCGTTTTTATGATACACGGACAGACAGCTGGGAAGTGGAAACGGGAACCTATCAGATCATGATCGGAAGCAATGCGGAAGAAATGCTGCTTGCGGGATCACTTGCGGTAAATGGAACTGTCACAGAGGGTGGTTACAGCAGAGAAAGCCTGCCGGAATATTTTAATGGTGAGATCAAAAACATTTCCGATGATACATTCCGCAGACTGTATGGCAGAGAGATCCCGGATGGAAGCTGGAGCGGAGAAATCCGTATGAATGATGCAGTCTGCCAGCTCTATTATGGAAAGGGAATTTTCGGTAAAATTTTCTACGGAGTGCTGCGCATTCTGTTAAAGATCAGCGAATGGCAGGGAAAACCGAATCTGAATGTATTGTTTAATTATAATATGCCGATCCGCGGCTATGCGAAAATGACGGGGGGTTTTGTCACTATGGAGATGGCAGAAGCCTTGACGGAGATGGCAAACGGACACCGCATCAGGGGAACGGCACACCTGATCAAAGCGGCAGTGAAACGGGATTAGATAAATAAGTGGCAAATATCAGGGACTTGTACTAAAATAAATCTGAGGTACAGGTCCCCATTTGCGTTTATAAAACGTTCGTGGGGGATGATATCATGAGCGCAAGTGAGTCAACATGTTCACATGATTGCCGAACGGCGAATTGGAGCAGGTACACTGGAAAAGAAAATGGAGAAAAATATATGATAAAAATTGCAATCGTAGAAGATGAAGCGATGTATGCAAAGCAGCTTGAGGAATTTTTACATCAATATGAAAAAGAAAATGGGGAGGCTTTTGATATCACGATCTATTCGGATGGGGATCAGATCGTCAATAAATATCAGTCACAGTATGACATCATTTTGATGGATGTGGAAATGAAATTTATGGATGGCATGTCGGCAGCGGAGGAGATCCGAAAAGTGGACACGGAGGTCGTCATCATTTTCATCACAAACATGGCACAGTATGCGATCCGCGGCTATGCGGTGGATGCGCTCGATTATGTTTTAAAACCGGTGTCGTATTTTGCATTTTCACAGAGACTGAGCCGTGCGATCGGGCGCATGAAAAAAAGAGAGACAAAGATGATCATGGTCAGCATGAAAGGCGGGACGGTGCGGATCAATATCGCAAATATTTATTATATCGAAAGCCAGGGGCATACGCTGATCCTGCACACAATTCTTGGCGACTATGAGACAACAGGCACAATGAAAGAGATGGAAGAAAAATTAGCTGATATGAACTTCTGCCGTGGTAACAAGGGGTATCTCATCAATTTAGCGCATGTGGACGGGATCACGGACGGCTGTGCCATGGTAAAAGGTGAGCAGCTGGTATTAAGCCGTGCGCGCAAAAAAGAATTTATGGAAGAACTGACAAAATACTGGGGAGAGGTTATCAAATGATGGAACATATTATGCCGGATATACCAAGAATCTACACAGCGGTCGCAGAGTGGATGGCATGCATGTTATTTATCCTGCCGGTCAAAAAGAGATTTCAAAAATGGCAGACGGCAGGCATTATGGCGGCTGTGCTTCTGATACAGAGTGTGTTTTTAGTCATGACGGATGATATTAAGATTTATTTCTGGATTCCTTGTATGATCGTGGCTGTATTTTTAATGATCGTATTTATCTACAGCTGCTGCGAAATTACTTTTACCGATGCTGCCTATTTTGGGATGATCGCATTTGTTGTCGCGGAATTTATGGCATCGTTCGAATGGCAGGTTGTATGTTACTTTTTCGACGAGGCGATGACAAACTGGTGGCTTTGCAGAGGTCTTTTTGTTCTGATCTATGGTGCGATCGCACTGATCCTGTATAAAATTCTGCGGGTACATATGCCTAAAGATGGGAAAATGAATATCAGCCACCGGGAATATATTTCCGCCGGACTGATCGCAGTTGCGGTGTTTGCTGTCAGCAACATGAGTTTTCTCACGGAAAATACACCGTTTTCCGGTCGCTATTCGTTTGAGATCGGAAATATCCGTACATTAGTAGATCTTGGCGGTATCGCGATCCTTTATGCACATCTGATCCAGTGCCGGGAACTGCGTGTGAGAAAAGAACTAGAATCCGTGCAGAATGTGCTGCAGAATCAGTATGTGCAGTACAAGCAGTCGAGAGAGAGCATCGAACTGATCAATTATAAATATCACGATTTAAAACACCAGATCGCATTCCTGCGGAGTGAGGATGATCCGAAAAAACGCGAAGAATATTTAAACCGCATGGAGGATGAGATAAGACAGTATGAGGCACAGAATAAGACCGGAAACAAAGTGCTCGATACGGTGCTCACTACCAAAAGCCTATACTGCGCGAAACATGGGATCACGTTTACCTGTGTTGCGGACGGCACACTGCTTAATTTCATGGATGTGATGGATATCTGCAGTATTTTTGGAAATGCGCTCGATAACGCAATTGAGTGTGAGCTGAAAATACCAGATAAAGAGAAACGCCTTTTACATGTGACGGTTTCAAAACAGAAAAATTTTCTGCTCCTCCGGTTTGAAAATTATTATGAAGGAAATCTGGAATATCAGGAGGGAAAACTGGTCACGACCAAAAAAGAGAAAGAATATCACGGGTACGGACTCAAAAGTATCCGCTATACGGTCAACAAATATGACGGTGCGGTCAGCATTGATACAAAAGAGAACTGGTTTGATTTAAAGATCCTGATCCCGATGCGGGAAAACTGATCTGTGGCAGACCTCTTTGATGCAGTCGTTTAAACAATAGGGAAGTATGTGAACGGTCGATCTGCGAGGCATTAAAAGCCGGATACCGGTTGATTGACATGGTGGAAGCATATGGAAATGAAAGAGCGGGCAGGCAATGACCTGGTAAAAAGAATCTTTTACGCCATGTTTTGTGTACAATGCATAAAAATATGGCGTTTATTTTGTCTAAAACTTCCAACATGCAAAACAGTTTATGCAAAAAAAGTGCAGATTGTGAAGATTTTTACCAAAGGACGTGTGGTATGGTAGGATACAGTTACAAGATCCGAAACGGATAAAGAAAACAAGGGAGGAAAATCCTCTGCTCGTCAGCAGATAAATTTTACATTGTAAAATTGCATTTTCCTTCGGAAAACAAGGGAGGATTTAGAAATGTTAGCAATTAACATGGATGACGTGATCAACGTTCTCAATTCCTGTAAGCCATACATGATTGCTCTGGGTATTGCATTAGCACTCGCAATTATTGTAACTGTGGCATGCATGAAATTGAAGAAACCGGTAAAGAAACTGGTGAGAAAGGAAGCATGGATTGCATTCCTTATGGCAGCAGTTGTGATTATCAACCTGATCTGCTTTATTCCAATGTCAAGTATGATCTCACTTGCAATGGGAAATGGTACGATCACAGAGGAAACCTCAAATGAGGCAACCGCACTTTGCGAGGATATTGCAGATGAAGGTATTGTTTTATTAAAAAATGAAGACAATATCCTGCCACTTACAAATACACAGAATATCAACGTGTTTGGATGGGCATCCACCAATCCTTGTTATGGTGGTACCGGATCCGGAGCATTATCCGATGCATATGAGACAACAACACTTCTCGGTGGTCTTGAGGATGCCGGATATAAGATCAATACAGAACTGACTGATTTTTACAAAGCATACCGTGAGGACAGACCGGAAGTTGGTATGTGGGCGCAGGACTGGACATTGCCGGAACCGACAGCAGATTCCTACAGCACTGAACTGATGAACAATGCAAAAGAGTTTTCTGACACAGCGATGGTAGTGATTACCCGTGTTGGTGGTGAGGGAGCAGATCTTCCAACGGATGTGAGCAAGGTGACTTACACAGATAACTCTGAAAACTACAAAGATTTTGAAGCTGGTGAGCATTACTTACAGTTAAGCCAGACAGAAAAAGATATGTTAGACCTTGTTTGTGCCAACTTTGACAACGTTGTTGTCGTATACAACGGTGCAAACACCATGGAACTTGGATTTTTAAATGATTACAAACAGATCAAGGGTGCAATCTGGTGTCCTGGAACAGGTCAGTCCGGATTTGAGTCTCTTGGCGCAGTCGTAGCCGGTACGGTAAATCCATCCGGAAAAACCAGCGATACATTTGTATATGATCTGACAGCAACACCGACTTACAACAATTTTGGAAACTTCCTGTATGACAATATGGATGAGTTTGCCGCTACATCCAAAAACTTCGGAACAGGCGAAGAAGAAGCAACAATTCCATCTTTTGTCAACTATGTAGAAGGCATTTATGTTGGCTATCGTTTCTATGAGACAGCGGCAGTGGAAGGTCTGATCGACTATGATAAGACCGTTCAGTTTCCATTTGGATACGGACTTTCTTATACAGATTTTGAACAGAAGATGGGAGATGTTACCGTAGCAGACGGTAAAGTATCCTTTGACGTTACCGTAACAAACAATGGAACTGCCGCAGGAAAAGATGTGGTAGAGGTATATTACAATCCGCCATATACAAACGGTGGAATTGAAAAAGCATCTGCAAATCTGATCGATTTTGCAAAAACAGATGTGTTACAGCCGGGTGAATCCCAGACAATCAATGTAAGTTTCTCAGAAGAAGATATGGCTTCCTATGATACATATGGGAATGGATGCTATGTATTAGAGGCTGGTGACTATGAGATTTCTATCAACTCTGATTCACACAATACGATCGCATCACAGACCGTAAGTGTTGCAGATACCGTTGTATATGATGAGAATAATGCACGTTCTACCGATGATGTAGCTGCAACAAATCAGTTTGCATATGCAGAAGGCGATGTAACATACCTTTCAAGAGCAGATGGATTTGCAAACTATGCAAAAGCAACAGCAGCTCCTTCAAACTTTACATTAGCAGAGGATGAGAAAGCTGAGTTCTTAAATAACAGCAATTATGATCCAAACAATTACAACAATGATTCGGACGAAATGCCGGCAACAGGCGCGAAAAATGGAATGACACTTGCTGATATGCGTGGTCTTTCCTATGATGATGAAAAATGGGATACACTTCTTGACCAGCTGACAGTTTCCGATATGGATACAATGATCGCTCTTGGCGGATATCAGACATCTGCAGCTGCAAGTGTTGGAAAAGTTATGACCGTTGACTGTGACGGACCTGCATCCATCAACAACAACTTTACAGGAACAGGCTCCATTGGATTCCCGTCCGCAGTTATGATCGCAAATACCTGGAACAAAGATCTTGCACTTTCTTTCGGTGAGAGCATTGGTAAGATGGCAGACGAGATGGATGTTTCCGGATGGTATGCACCGGCAATGAACACACACAGAAATGCATTTGCAGGACGTAACTTTGAGTATTATTCAGAAGATGGTGTCCTTTCCGGAAAAATGGCCGCAAATGCAGTGATCGGTGCTGAAAAATATGGTGTTTACGCATATATCAAACATTTTGCTTTAAATGATCAGGAAACAAACCGTACCGGAATGCTCTGTACATGGTCAAATGAGCAGGCAATTCGTGAAATTTACTTAAAACCTTTTGAAATCGCAGTAAAAGAAGGTGGAGCAAAGGCAGTCATGTCCTCCTTCAACTATATCGGTACACAGTGGGCAGGCGGAACCTACCCGTTACAGACAACCGTACTTCGTGATGAGTGGGGATTCCGTGGATTTGTATTAACCGATTACTTTGGTGTTTACGGATACATGGATTCTGATATGGGTATCCGCGGTGGTACAGACTGTATGTTAGTTGCATACGATACGGAGACCAACCATGTGACAGATACCACAAGCGCAACAGGTGTAAAAGCAATGCGTCAGGCATCCAA
This window encodes:
- a CDS encoding LytR/AlgR family response regulator transcription factor — encoded protein: MIKIAIVEDEAMYAKQLEEFLHQYEKENGEAFDITIYSDGDQIVNKYQSQYDIILMDVEMKFMDGMSAAEEIRKVDTEVVIIFITNMAQYAIRGYAVDALDYVLKPVSYFAFSQRLSRAIGRMKKRETKMIMVSMKGGTVRINIANIYYIESQGHTLILHTILGDYETTGTMKEMEEKLADMNFCRGNKGYLINLAHVDGITDGCAMVKGEQLVLSRARKKEFMEELTKYWGEVIK
- a CDS encoding sensor histidine kinase is translated as MMEHIMPDIPRIYTAVAEWMACMLFILPVKKRFQKWQTAGIMAAVLLIQSVFLVMTDDIKIYFWIPCMIVAVFLMIVFIYSCCEITFTDAAYFGMIAFVVAEFMASFEWQVVCYFFDEAMTNWWLCRGLFVLIYGAIALILYKILRVHMPKDGKMNISHREYISAGLIAVAVFAVSNMSFLTENTPFSGRYSFEIGNIRTLVDLGGIAILYAHLIQCRELRVRKELESVQNVLQNQYVQYKQSRESIELINYKYHDLKHQIAFLRSEDDPKKREEYLNRMEDEIRQYEAQNKTGNKVLDTVLTTKSLYCAKHGITFTCVADGTLLNFMDVMDICSIFGNALDNAIECELKIPDKEKRLLHVTVSKQKNFLLLRFENYYEGNLEYQEGKLVTTKKEKEYHGYGLKSIRYTVNKYDGAVSIDTKENWFDLKILIPMREN
- a CDS encoding glycoside hydrolase family 3 C-terminal domain-containing protein, translating into MLAINMDDVINVLNSCKPYMIALGIALALAIIVTVACMKLKKPVKKLVRKEAWIAFLMAAVVIINLICFIPMSSMISLAMGNGTITEETSNEATALCEDIADEGIVLLKNEDNILPLTNTQNINVFGWASTNPCYGGTGSGALSDAYETTTLLGGLEDAGYKINTELTDFYKAYREDRPEVGMWAQDWTLPEPTADSYSTELMNNAKEFSDTAMVVITRVGGEGADLPTDVSKVTYTDNSENYKDFEAGEHYLQLSQTEKDMLDLVCANFDNVVVVYNGANTMELGFLNDYKQIKGAIWCPGTGQSGFESLGAVVAGTVNPSGKTSDTFVYDLTATPTYNNFGNFLYDNMDEFAATSKNFGTGEEEATIPSFVNYVEGIYVGYRFYETAAVEGLIDYDKTVQFPFGYGLSYTDFEQKMGDVTVADGKVSFDVTVTNNGTAAGKDVVEVYYNPPYTNGGIEKASANLIDFAKTDVLQPGESQTINVSFSEEDMASYDTYGNGCYVLEAGDYEISINSDSHNTIASQTVSVADTVVYDENNARSTDDVAATNQFAYAEGDVTYLSRADGFANYAKATAAPSNFTLAEDEKAEFLNNSNYDPNNYNNDSDEMPATGAKNGMTLADMRGLSYDDEKWDTLLDQLTVSDMDTMIALGGYQTSAAASVGKVMTVDCDGPASINNNFTGTGSIGFPSAVMIANTWNKDLALSFGESIGKMADEMDVSGWYAPAMNTHRNAFAGRNFEYYSEDGVLSGKMAANAVIGAEKYGVYAYIKHFALNDQETNRTGMLCTWSNEQAIREIYLKPFEIAVKEGGAKAVMSSFNYIGTQWAGGTYPLQTTVLRDEWGFRGFVLTDYFGVYGYMDSDMGIRGGTDCMLVAYDTETNHVTDTTSATGVKAMRQASKNIMYTVVNSRAYDPENLKTGLMNWQILAIVIDIILGALVIFLEVLTIRKYKKDAAEEPVQTVNETSAE